In Ipomoea triloba cultivar NCNSP0323 chromosome 15, ASM357664v1, one genomic interval encodes:
- the LOC116007359 gene encoding probable inactive leucine-rich repeat receptor-like protein kinase At3g03770: protein MEWCNSYKVFVFLSLWGSFLILGTHQLQHTQTQMLLQLRKQLEYPTPLEIWFNNNGTDLCFVSSPQANISCQDNLVTEIRVYGDKRDRPSSFNGYAVGPYQTLSQNFFVDSLVVTLARLTSLRSLTLVSLGIWGQIPDIIHRLSSLENLDLGWNFLYGSIPASVSRMVSLQGLNLDGNFINGSIPEGFDKLSNLSSLSIRNNRVTGELPSSMGGVTSLTYIGFSKNEISGKLFDLRRLTRLQVLDLSDNRFESELPALPKGLIMAFFRNNSFSNEIPQEYGLLLQLQQLDLSFNSLQGMPPAKLFSLPKIANLNLASNMLTGSLPSKLSCGNELGLVDISNNRFTGTLPSCLHSASDTRKVLYEGNCLSSGLKNQHPATYCTSEAKNIVAKTNGSKGKNIGILIGVIGGICVLLSFLAAGFLFMCRRYCPRGNSEQHLLHKPVQENSVAGYSSELLLNARFISEASKLGTQGTPTHRLFSFDEIKEATNDFDTTNLMGAGLIGKIYKGRVESGAQVAIRCLTISKKYTIRNLKLRVDLLAKLRHPHLVCLLGHCIANNDNNDDPDSLQVYLIYEYVANGNYRTHLSENSPQKVLNWSDRLGILINVAKAVHFLHTGVIPGFFSNRLKATNILLNEHRVAKLSDYGLSIVAEEVDKQQAKGEGFASWQMKSLEDDVYGFGLIMLESLVGPSYLVRQETFLLNELASLGSQDGQKHVVDPVVLNSCSQESLSVIVSITSKCISTDSSMRPSFEDVLWNLQYAAQIQAEADGRLGTSPRL from the exons ATGGAGTGGTGCAATAGCTATAaggtgtttgtgtttttgtcCCTGTGGGGGAGTTTCTTGATCTTGGGTACCCATCAGCTGCAACACACCCAAACCCAGATGCTTTTGCAGCTTAGGAAGCAGTTGGAATACCCAACCCCCCTAGAGATTTGGTTCAACAATAATGGCACAGATTTGTGCTTTGTGTCATCCCCACAGGCAAATATATCATGCCAAGACAACCTTGTGACTGAGATAAGAGTTTATGGTGATAAGAGAGATAGGCCAAGCAGTTTCAATGGCTATGCTGTGGGTCCTTATCAAACCCTGTCACAGAATTTCTTTGTGGACTCTCTTGTGGTCACCTTGGCCAGACTGACCAGCTTGAGGTCACTCACTCTTGTGTCTTTGGGCATCTGGGGTCAAATTCCTGATATAATTCATAGATTGTCTTCACTTGAGAACTTGGATCTGGGTTGGAATTTTTTGTATGGGTCTATCCCTGCTTCAGTTTCAAGAATGGTGAGCCTTCAGGGTTTGAATTTGGATGGGAATTTCATTAATGGCAGCATTCCTGAAGGGTTTGATAAGTTGTCAAATCTGTCGAGTTTGAGCATAAGGAACAATAGGGTGACTGGGGAATTGCCTTCTTCCATGGGAGGGGTGACAAGTTTAACATATATTGGATTTTCGAAGAACGAAATTTCTGGGAAATTGTTTGATCTTAGAAGATTAACTAGGCTTCAGGTTTTGGATTTGAGCGATAACAGATTTGAGTCTGAACTTCCTGCTCTTCCAAAGGGGCTGATTATGGCTTTCTTCAGGAACAACTCATTTTCTAATGAAATTCCTCAAGAATATGGCCTCCTGCTACAGCTCCAGCAGCTCGATTTGTCTTTCAACTCACTCCAAGGAATGCCGCCTGCTAAGCTCTTCTCTTTGCCTAAAATTGCAAACTTAAATTTGGCATCCAATATGCTGACTGGATCTTTACCATCCAAATTGAGCTGTGGAAACGAGCTTGGATTAGTTGATATCTCAAATAATCGATTCACAGGCACATTGCCTTCATGTTTGCACTCTGCATCAGACACTAGAAAGGTTTTGTATGAAGGGAACTGTTTATCAAGTGGTCTAAAGAATCAGCATCCAGCGACATATTGCACAAGTGAAGCTAAAAACATTGTTGCGAAAACTAATGGGTCTAAAGGAAAGAACATAGGAATCCTAATTGGTGTTATCGGAGGAATTTGTGTTCTATTGTCTTTTCTGGCAGCCGGCTTTCTTTTTATGTGCCGTAGATACTGCCCTCGTGGGAATTCAGAGCAGCATTTACTGCACAAGCCCGTACAAGAAAATTCCGTTGCAGGGTACTCTTCAGAACTTTTGCTGAATGCAA GATTTATATCCGAGGCATCAAAACTAGGCACGCAAGGTACTCCAACGCACAGGTTATTTTCCTTTGATGAGATCAAGGAAGCAACAAATGACTTCGACACGACAAACCTAATGGGTGCAGGTTTGATAGGAAAG ATATATAAAGGTAGAGTGGAAAGTGGGGCTCAGGTGGCTATAAGGTGCTTGACAATTTCAAAGAAATACACAATTCGCAATCTAAAACTTAGGGTCGATTTGCTTGCAAAGCTTCGGCACCCTCATCTGGTTTGTCTTCTGGGACACTGCATTGCTAATAATGACAACAATGATGACCCCGATTCACTCCAAGTCTATCTTATTTACGAATATGTGGCAAATGGGAACTATCGTACTCATCTTTCTG AAAATAGTCCACAGAAGGTCCTTAATTGGTCTGATAGACTCGGGATACTCATTAATGTTGCAAAGGCTGTGCACTTTCTACACACCGGAGTTATCCCTGGGTTCTTCAGTAATCGACTGAAAGCAACTAATATACTGTTGAACGAGCATCGAGTTGCCAAGCTCAGTGACTATGGGCTATCGATTGTGGCAGAAGAGGTTGATAAACAGCAG GCAAAAGGCGAAGGCTTTGCATCATG GCAAATGAAAAGCCTGGAGGACGATGTGTATGGATTTGGACTTATCATGCTCGAGTCACTCGTCGGGCCTTCTTATCTCGTGAGGCAAGAGACGTTTCTACTAAATGAACTG GCCTCATTGGGAAGTCAGGATGGCCAAAAGCACGTAGTTGATCCGGTTGTGCTCAATTCCTGCTCGCAAGAATCCTTGTCCGTGATCGTATCCATAACAAGCAAATGCATTTCAACCGACTCCTCAATGCGCCCATCCTTCGAGGATGTCCTTTGGAATTTGCAGTATGCAGCCCAGATTCAGGCCGAGGCAGACGGTAGATTGGGAACCAGTCCTCGTTTGTGA